One window of Hylemonella gracilis genomic DNA carries:
- a CDS encoding TetR/AcrR family transcriptional regulator, whose protein sequence is MSTRPTPRRAAAPPAARGVPSQAISRPAIRRDPERTRARLLEAATEEFASHGYSGARTDRIVQAAGTSIRMLYHYFGDKDGLYLEVLDTVMAELREAELQAIPDDLPPMEGLLRAFDFIAEHFADHPKLRKLLAFENLNEARHLSLSERIPQMAAPVVGRIRQLLARGAATGEVRADIDALQLYIAMAGLAYYGRQHAHTLSHILKRDLLKPSWQKSNLNTCRAMVEAYLTPTG, encoded by the coding sequence TTGAGCACCCGTCCTACCCCGCGCCGCGCGGCCGCTCCCCCCGCAGCCCGCGGCGTACCCAGCCAGGCCATAAGCCGCCCCGCGATCCGCCGTGATCCGGAGCGCACCCGCGCGCGATTGCTGGAAGCCGCCACCGAAGAGTTCGCCAGCCATGGCTACAGCGGCGCGCGTACCGACCGCATCGTGCAGGCGGCCGGCACCAGCATCCGCATGCTCTACCACTACTTCGGCGACAAGGACGGTCTGTACCTGGAGGTGCTGGACACGGTGATGGCGGAGCTGCGCGAAGCTGAACTGCAGGCCATCCCCGACGACCTGCCGCCCATGGAGGGTCTGCTGCGCGCCTTCGATTTCATCGCCGAGCACTTCGCCGATCACCCCAAGCTGCGCAAGCTGTTGGCCTTCGAGAACCTGAACGAGGCGCGGCACCTGTCGCTGTCCGAACGCATCCCTCAGATGGCGGCACCCGTGGTCGGCCGCATCCGGCAGCTGCTGGCGCGCGGCGCGGCCACGGGCGAAGTGCGCGCGGACATTGACGCGCTACAGCTTTACATTGCCATGGCCGGCCTGGCCTACTACGGTCGGCAGCACGCCCACACGCTGTCACACATCCTCAAGCGCGACCTGCTCAAGCCCAGTTGGCAGAAATCCAACCTGAATACTTGTCGCGCCATGGTCGAGGCCTACCTGACGCCAACGGGCTGA
- a CDS encoding ABC transporter ATP-binding protein: MSEVLNAPVIADVPVPPFRPGPAGTHITIRGLTKYFAGWPLYENFDLDIPKGKIVSVFGPNGCGKSTLINMIAGLVPIDSGEILFDGKSLKDTKIGYVFQNYREAMFPWMRTIDNIAYPLKLEGQSKAEVDRRMQELVASFDVKFDLNRYPYELSGGQQQTASIMRALAPKPEVLFLDEPFSALDFEMTLFIREKLQEVFMQTGTTMLLVSHDLEEAVYLADQVLLLTKRPTRVAEILSYDDPRPRTVETLSEASFVATKKKSLEIFQREVRR, from the coding sequence ATGAGTGAAGTCTTGAATGCACCCGTCATCGCGGACGTACCCGTGCCGCCTTTCCGGCCCGGCCCGGCCGGCACGCACATCACCATCCGTGGCCTGACGAAGTACTTCGCCGGTTGGCCGCTGTATGAGAACTTCGACCTCGACATTCCCAAGGGCAAGATCGTCTCGGTCTTCGGGCCCAACGGTTGTGGCAAGTCCACGCTGATCAACATGATCGCGGGCCTGGTGCCCATCGACAGCGGTGAGATCCTGTTCGACGGCAAGTCGCTCAAGGACACCAAGATCGGCTACGTCTTCCAGAACTACCGCGAGGCCATGTTCCCCTGGATGCGCACCATCGACAACATCGCCTACCCGCTCAAGCTCGAAGGCCAGAGCAAGGCCGAGGTGGACCGCCGCATGCAGGAATTGGTGGCCAGTTTCGACGTCAAGTTCGACCTGAACCGCTACCCCTACGAACTCTCGGGCGGGCAGCAGCAGACCGCGTCCATCATGCGCGCGCTGGCGCCCAAGCCCGAGGTGCTGTTCCTGGACGAGCCCTTCTCGGCGCTGGATTTCGAGATGACGCTGTTCATCCGCGAGAAACTGCAAGAGGTTTTCATGCAGACCGGCACCACCATGCTGTTGGTCTCGCACGACCTGGAGGAGGCGGTGTACCTGGCCGACCAGGTGCTGCTGCTGACCAAGCGCCCGACCCGGGTGGCCGAGATCCTGTCTTACGACGATCCGCGCCCGCGCACGGTCGAGACTCTGTCGGAAGCCAGCTTCGTCGCGACCAAGAAGAAGAGCCTGGAGATCTTCCAGCGCGAGGTGCGGCGTTAG
- a CDS encoding ABC transporter permease, which produces MTDSTSAGGQRSASPWAQAVGGAPAVPRKRNWAKALPFIGPALLFIVWDLVVRFGLVKPILLPPPAATVSTLLNGLAGGPLLTDFAVTLWRTAQAFLIAAVVGVPLGVVLGSAEKAYRSVEFLIDFFRSTPSSALIPLFLMIFGVSDINKVAIAAFGALLIVVFNSAYGVINARKQRVMAAKVMGASRWQIFKDVLIWESLQPSFVGLRSAVSMALVIVIVAEMFIGSDSGLGNRIINSQQVMNVRDMYASILAAGVLGYVLNILFLVMERRIVHWSGR; this is translated from the coding sequence ATGACGGACTCCACCTCCGCCGGTGGCCAGCGGTCTGCCAGCCCTTGGGCCCAGGCCGTTGGCGGGGCGCCTGCCGTGCCGCGCAAACGAAACTGGGCCAAGGCCTTGCCCTTCATCGGCCCGGCCTTGCTCTTCATCGTCTGGGACCTGGTGGTGCGCTTTGGCCTGGTCAAGCCCATCCTGCTGCCGCCGCCGGCTGCCACCGTCAGCACCTTGCTCAACGGCCTGGCCGGGGGGCCGTTGCTGACGGACTTCGCCGTCACGCTGTGGCGGACCGCGCAGGCTTTTCTGATCGCTGCGGTGGTCGGGGTGCCCCTGGGCGTGGTGCTGGGCAGCGCCGAGAAGGCCTACCGCAGCGTGGAGTTCCTGATCGACTTCTTCCGTTCCACGCCGTCCTCGGCGCTGATCCCGCTGTTCCTGATGATCTTCGGCGTGTCCGACATCAACAAGGTGGCCATCGCGGCCTTCGGCGCGTTGCTGATCGTGGTGTTCAACAGTGCCTATGGCGTGATCAACGCCCGCAAGCAGCGCGTGATGGCGGCCAAGGTGATGGGCGCCTCGCGCTGGCAGATTTTCAAGGACGTGCTGATCTGGGAAAGCCTGCAACCCAGCTTCGTGGGCTTGCGCTCGGCCGTGTCCATGGCCCTGGTCATCGTGATCGTGGCCGAGATGTTCATCGGTTCCGACAGCGGCCTGGGCAACCGCATCATCAATTCGCAGCAGGTCATGAACGTGCGCGACATGTACGCGTCCATCCTGGCTGCCGGGGTGCTGGGCTACGTGCTCAACATCCTGTTCCTGGTCATGGAGCGACGTATTGTTCACTGGAGCGGAAGATGA
- a CDS encoding ABC transporter substrate-binding protein, with protein sequence MKDSHLSVPSSAATTRRKLVQAGGAAALLGVLGAPALVRAQSGPKIRIGYWPIAAGLPFYAAIERGFFKEAGLDVEALRFAGAQQVMEAVLSDRADGTANGTGSANIAIGELAQPGTFKIFCSNPSNAKNVLDQVLVPKDSPAKTIADLKGKRVASGPGIQNVTLAKTVFERGGATGVTVVELPIGQHVAALAAGQVDGCYTLEPTGTIGRLNGTTRMLEAGVIAKYVLGDPLAPWFGGSASLSSAFIKKYPAEAKKFIAAYGKGVQFVRSQAVEARQYLKGYTAIEGTLTGEVPLAAYTMYNEFTPADVAHFQKFFDLFAEKGIFSSRLMVDSMLYKG encoded by the coding sequence ATGAAAGACAGCCACCTCTCCGTCCCGTCCTCCGCCGCCACCACGCGCCGCAAGCTTGTGCAGGCAGGTGGTGCCGCCGCCCTGCTGGGGGTGCTGGGAGCACCGGCCCTGGTCCGCGCGCAAAGCGGCCCCAAGATCCGCATCGGCTACTGGCCCATCGCCGCCGGCCTGCCTTTCTACGCGGCCATCGAACGTGGTTTCTTCAAGGAAGCCGGTCTGGACGTGGAGGCCCTGCGTTTCGCGGGGGCCCAGCAGGTGATGGAAGCCGTGTTGTCTGACCGTGCCGACGGCACGGCCAACGGCACGGGCTCGGCCAACATCGCCATTGGCGAGCTGGCTCAGCCAGGCACGTTCAAGATCTTCTGCTCCAACCCCAGCAACGCCAAGAATGTGCTGGACCAGGTGCTGGTGCCCAAGGACAGCCCGGCCAAGACCATCGCCGACCTCAAGGGCAAGCGCGTGGCCTCGGGCCCTGGCATCCAGAACGTGACTCTGGCCAAGACGGTGTTTGAACGGGGTGGTGCCACGGGCGTGACCGTGGTGGAGCTGCCCATCGGCCAGCACGTGGCCGCGCTCGCGGCTGGCCAGGTCGATGGCTGCTACACGCTGGAGCCCACGGGCACCATCGGCCGTTTGAACGGAACGACCCGCATGCTGGAAGCGGGCGTGATCGCCAAGTACGTGCTGGGTGATCCCCTGGCACCCTGGTTCGGTGGCTCGGCCTCCTTGTCCTCGGCCTTCATCAAGAAGTACCCTGCGGAGGCCAAGAAATTCATCGCGGCCTATGGCAAGGGGGTGCAGTTCGTGCGCAGCCAGGCCGTCGAGGCGCGCCAATACCTCAAGGGTTACACCGCCATCGAGGGCACCTTGACGGGTGAAGTGCCCCTGGCCGCGTACACCATGTACAACGAATTCACACCGGCCGACGTGGCGCACTTCCAGAAGTTTTTCGACCTGTTCGCCGAGAAGGGCATCTTCTCCTCGCGCCTCATGGTCGACAGCATGCTTTACAAGGGCTGA
- the atzF gene encoding allophanate hydrolase, translating into MVQAPIQGRSTAQFPASASAESPRAWIARCAPPLSGAGVGGLQPLAGLRFAAKDNIDAAGLRTTAACEAFAYAPAVNATVVQKLLDAGAALAGKTNLDQFACGLNGTRSPWGAVPNAFDPAYVSGGSSSGSAYVVATGQVDFALGTDTAGSGRVPAGLNNIVGLKPSKGLISARGVVPAAQSVDCVSIFARSVGLAAQVLDAARGYDAEDPYSRALTLADRPFPKTFRFGVPDALEFFGDTLAEAEFDRARARLRELGGVEVRFSYRSFAESAALLYESALVAERYAAIRDFFDAHEVDVMAPVRGIIAQGRAYDAADLCAAQTRLRALAQQAAAQWQAAGGQGMDLMLVPTAPTHYTIAQMQADPVVLNRNLGAYTNFVNLLDYAALSVPSSIRPDGLPFGITLIGPCGSDWQLAELGQRYHHATGLTQGATGEPLPAPLPIPGLRSPSAAPSTVRVAVVGAHLSGMPLNTQLTERGARLLAQTTTAPHYRLYALPGTVPPKPGLQRVAEGLGARIAVEVWEMPIEHYGSFVALVPAPLGIGTLALEGGGNVQGFLCEALALDGALDITAHGGWRAYLSAQAAQSQPRA; encoded by the coding sequence ATGGTGCAAGCTCCCATTCAAGGCCGTTCCACTGCCCAGTTTCCTGCGAGCGCGAGTGCCGAAAGCCCACGGGCCTGGATCGCGCGCTGTGCTCCCCCTCTGTCCGGGGCGGGCGTGGGGGGCTTGCAGCCACTCGCCGGCCTGCGCTTCGCGGCCAAGGACAACATCGATGCGGCGGGCCTGCGCACCACGGCGGCCTGCGAGGCCTTTGCCTATGCCCCCGCGGTGAACGCGACGGTGGTCCAAAAGCTGCTCGATGCCGGTGCGGCGCTGGCGGGCAAGACCAATCTGGATCAGTTCGCCTGCGGCCTGAATGGCACGCGTTCGCCCTGGGGCGCAGTGCCCAATGCCTTTGATCCGGCGTATGTGTCCGGAGGCTCCAGTTCCGGTTCCGCCTATGTGGTGGCTACCGGGCAGGTGGATTTCGCCCTGGGCACCGACACGGCCGGCTCGGGCCGGGTGCCGGCCGGTCTGAACAACATCGTCGGACTCAAGCCGTCCAAGGGCCTGATCAGCGCACGGGGCGTGGTGCCGGCCGCGCAGAGCGTGGACTGCGTCTCTATCTTCGCGCGCAGCGTGGGACTGGCCGCGCAGGTGCTGGACGCGGCGCGCGGCTACGACGCCGAGGACCCGTATTCACGCGCGCTGACCCTGGCGGATCGGCCGTTCCCCAAGACCTTCCGCTTCGGCGTGCCCGATGCGCTGGAATTTTTTGGCGACACGCTGGCCGAGGCCGAATTTGACCGGGCGCGTGCGCGTCTGCGTGAATTGGGCGGCGTGGAGGTGCGTTTCTCCTACCGGTCTTTCGCCGAATCGGCGGCGCTTCTGTATGAAAGCGCCCTGGTGGCCGAACGCTACGCCGCCATCCGCGACTTCTTCGACGCGCATGAGGTGGATGTGATGGCGCCCGTGCGCGGCATCATCGCCCAGGGGCGGGCCTACGACGCCGCCGACCTCTGCGCCGCGCAGACCCGGCTGCGGGCCTTGGCCCAGCAAGCCGCCGCACAGTGGCAAGCGGCTGGGGGGCAAGGCATGGACCTCATGCTCGTGCCGACCGCACCCACGCACTACACCATCGCGCAGATGCAGGCCGACCCGGTGGTGCTCAACCGCAACCTGGGCGCCTACACCAACTTCGTCAACCTGCTGGACTACGCGGCGCTGTCCGTGCCCAGCAGCATCCGGCCCGATGGCCTGCCCTTCGGCATCACCCTGATCGGCCCCTGCGGCAGCGACTGGCAACTGGCCGAACTGGGCCAGCGCTACCACCACGCGACGGGGCTGACGCAAGGGGCGACGGGCGAGCCCTTGCCCGCGCCGTTGCCGATCCCTGGCCTCAGGTCCCCATCGGCGGCCCCGTCCACCGTGCGCGTGGCGGTCGTGGGTGCCCACCTCTCGGGCATGCCCCTCAACACACAACTCACCGAGCGTGGCGCCCGCTTGCTGGCGCAGACCACGACCGCGCCGCACTACCGGCTCTACGCCTTGCCGGGCACCGTGCCGCCCAAGCCCGGGCTGCAGCGTGTGGCCGAGGGGCTGGGCGCGCGCATCGCGGTCGAGGTCTGGGAGATGCCGATCGAACACTACGGCTCCTTCGTCGCGCTGGTGCCCGCGCCCTTGGGCATAGGCACGTTGGCGCTGGAGGGCGGCGGCAATGTGCAGGGCTTTCTCTGCGAGGCACTCGCCCTGGACGGTGCCCTGGACATCACGGCCCACGGCGGTTGGCGCGCCTACCTCTCGGCGCAAGCCGCGCAGTCCCAGCCGCGGGCCTGA
- a CDS encoding methyl-accepting chemotaxis protein yields the protein MNYLKNMRIGARLGLGFGLILVLLAVVSLLSISRMARVYSELQAITDENNEKVKLTEDMSETITHIGALARDVVLQTEEAGMRAAHKSLLDTRASYAKKEGELAKMFESLASTAKVEKDVLAKTRSVKTRAETIIDKVVELGLANKNQEATQLLTREALPAQRDWQAALDELVDFEYKASDDAEERAKAVYEAALTTVVTLTIVAIVLGVFAALVITRSITVPIGQAVALAETVAAGDLSARVSTEGKDETAQLLRSLSHMQESLSKVVSTVRVGSESVATASAEIAQGNQDLSARTESQASALEETAASMEELSSTVTQNADNARQANQLAQNASSVAVQGGEVVSQVVDTMRGISEASRKIADIISVIDGIAFQTNILALNAAVEAARAGEQGRGFAVVASEVRSLAGRSAEAAKEIKILISDSVHRVEAGTTLVDQAGNTMQEVVNSIKRVTDIVGDISAASTEQSQGVAQIGEAVQQMDQVTQQNAALVEEMAAAANSLKGQAGELVQAVAIFKLSDQAARPTLGPAPAAQHSHAPTAAAAAPGTRATGTQQRARPAPKAGPHASLGTAGGKPAATKPTAQEPAKALPSAAPTGAPRRMTGTGRPSEPPWHAPALSPCRATGRPFPRSGAVCSDAAMPHRRGSSDAGAHRSRVGHGT from the coding sequence GTGAACTATTTGAAGAATATGCGCATTGGCGCCAGGCTTGGCCTGGGATTCGGTCTGATCCTGGTCTTGCTTGCGGTCGTTTCGCTGCTGAGCATCAGCCGCATGGCTCGGGTCTACAGCGAACTGCAAGCCATCACCGATGAGAACAACGAGAAAGTCAAGCTGACCGAGGACATGAGCGAGACCATCACGCATATCGGCGCGCTGGCGCGTGACGTCGTGCTCCAGACCGAAGAAGCGGGCATGCGCGCTGCACACAAGAGCTTGCTCGACACCCGGGCCTCTTACGCCAAGAAGGAGGGAGAACTGGCCAAGATGTTCGAAAGCCTAGCGAGTACGGCTAAGGTCGAGAAGGACGTACTCGCCAAAACCAGGAGCGTCAAAACCCGTGCTGAAACCATCATCGACAAGGTCGTGGAACTTGGCCTGGCCAATAAAAATCAGGAAGCCACCCAGTTGCTGACACGCGAGGCCCTGCCCGCCCAGCGCGACTGGCAGGCCGCGCTGGACGAGCTGGTTGACTTTGAATACAAGGCCAGCGACGACGCCGAAGAACGTGCCAAGGCGGTTTACGAGGCAGCCTTGACCACCGTTGTCACGCTCACCATCGTCGCAATCGTCCTCGGTGTCTTCGCAGCTTTGGTGATCACCCGTTCCATCACCGTGCCGATCGGTCAGGCCGTAGCGTTGGCGGAAACCGTGGCCGCCGGTGACCTCTCCGCCCGGGTCTCGACCGAGGGCAAGGACGAAACCGCTCAATTGCTCCGTTCCCTGTCCCACATGCAGGAAAGCCTGTCCAAGGTGGTCAGCACGGTGCGTGTCGGCTCCGAGTCAGTGGCGACCGCCAGCGCCGAGATCGCCCAGGGCAACCAGGACCTGAGCGCGCGCACCGAAAGCCAGGCCAGTGCGCTGGAGGAAACAGCCGCCTCGATGGAAGAGCTCTCCTCCACCGTCACGCAGAACGCCGACAACGCGCGCCAGGCGAATCAGCTTGCACAGAACGCGTCCTCGGTCGCCGTGCAGGGTGGCGAAGTGGTGTCCCAGGTGGTCGACACCATGCGCGGCATCAGCGAGGCGAGCAGAAAAATCGCCGACATCATCAGCGTGATCGACGGCATCGCCTTCCAGACCAACATCCTGGCGCTGAACGCGGCGGTCGAGGCGGCGCGCGCGGGTGAACAGGGCCGCGGCTTCGCCGTGGTGGCCAGCGAAGTGCGCTCGCTGGCAGGTCGCAGCGCGGAAGCAGCCAAGGAAATCAAGATACTGATCAGCGACAGCGTGCACCGGGTCGAAGCCGGTACCACCCTGGTGGACCAGGCGGGCAACACCATGCAGGAAGTGGTCAACAGCATCAAGCGCGTGACGGACATCGTGGGCGACATCAGCGCAGCCAGCACCGAGCAGAGCCAGGGCGTCGCGCAGATCGGCGAGGCGGTGCAGCAGATGGACCAGGTGACCCAGCAGAACGCGGCCCTGGTGGAAGAGATGGCTGCGGCGGCCAACAGCCTCAAGGGGCAGGCGGGCGAGCTGGTGCAGGCCGTGGCCATCTTCAAGTTGTCCGACCAGGCCGCGCGGCCGACCCTGGGCCCGGCGCCAGCGGCACAGCACAGCCACGCACCGACCGCAGCCGCGGCGGCACCCGGCACGCGGGCGACCGGCACACAGCAGCGCGCCAGGCCCGCCCCCAAAGCCGGCCCGCATGCCAGCCTTGGCACTGCCGGCGGCAAACCGGCCGCCACCAAGCCAACGGCGCAGGAACCAGCCAAGGCTCTGCCCTCGGCAGCGCCCACGGGGGCGCCAAGGCGAATGACGGGGACTGGGAGACCTTCTGAGCCCCCATGGCACGCGCCGGCCTTGTCGCCGTGTCGGGCCACGGGAAGGCCGTTTCCGCGAAGCGGCGCAGTTTGCAGCGATGCAGCGATGCCGCACCGGCGCGGCAGTTCCGACGCCGGAGCCCACAGGAGCCGCGTCGGTCACGGGACTTGA
- a CDS encoding LysR family transcriptional regulator, translating into MQFQIQDFRLFLEVAELGSFTKVAARRQTVQSHISRQISELEKACGSPLFRRTGRGVALTEFGQHVERRVRLWLNGCDELFAEIRQTSTVPMGEVRIGILPSVAHPLMSHVFNRLRLDYPRIVLNVREGQGGELDAMLDTGGVDMAILFRFDNPRSQDEILLATADTYLVSSPGAVRTQGETVAFKMLENLPLVLPRRPAHWRSILDETARSQGFHLQAVIDADSLRLQKQVLIDNPNLYALLGPFSIDEELRQGKLQAAKLVAPDLKRYVTLAHPKWGQLTQASRIVSQLICETVQTWGGRMKPLAPADTQVP; encoded by the coding sequence ATGCAGTTTCAGATTCAGGATTTCCGTCTGTTCCTGGAGGTGGCCGAACTGGGGAGCTTCACCAAAGTCGCTGCGCGGCGCCAGACGGTCCAGTCACACATCAGCCGCCAGATCAGCGAGCTTGAAAAGGCGTGCGGAAGTCCCTTGTTCCGGCGCACCGGCCGAGGCGTGGCCTTGACCGAATTCGGACAGCATGTCGAGCGACGGGTCAGGCTCTGGCTGAATGGCTGTGACGAGCTGTTCGCGGAGATCCGGCAAACGTCCACCGTGCCCATGGGGGAGGTGCGTATCGGCATCCTGCCGTCGGTGGCGCACCCCTTGATGAGCCATGTGTTCAATCGCTTGAGACTCGACTATCCCAGGATCGTGCTCAATGTGCGCGAGGGGCAGGGCGGGGAGCTGGATGCCATGCTCGATACGGGTGGCGTGGACATGGCCATCCTGTTCCGGTTCGACAATCCGCGCAGCCAAGATGAAATCTTGCTGGCGACGGCGGACACGTACCTGGTGTCCAGTCCGGGCGCGGTCCGCACACAGGGGGAAACCGTGGCTTTCAAGATGCTTGAAAACCTGCCGCTGGTGTTGCCGCGACGCCCCGCGCATTGGCGGTCCATCCTCGACGAAACAGCCCGCAGTCAGGGCTTTCATCTGCAGGCGGTGATCGATGCGGATTCCCTGCGTCTCCAGAAGCAGGTTCTGATCGACAACCCGAACCTGTATGCGTTGCTCGGACCTTTCTCCATCGACGAGGAGTTGCGCCAGGGCAAGCTGCAGGCGGCCAAGCTGGTGGCGCCCGATCTCAAGCGGTATGTCACCCTGGCCCATCCGAAGTGGGGACAACTGACCCAGGCCAGCCGCATCGTCTCGCAGTTGATCTGTGAGACGGTGCAGACGTGGGGCGGTCGGATGAAGCCACTTGCGCCCGCCGACACTCAAGTCCCGTGA
- a CDS encoding fumarylacetoacetate hydrolase family protein, with protein MSFVSFEIEGRASYGVWKDEQSWIQAPADFEARYPDLKSVIAADRLDELDRVARASGRTVSAGRARLLPVIPNPGKILCVGLNYKSHVAETKRPDSEYPAIFTRYADSLLAHGAPMPKPKATQRFDFEAELAVIIGKGGRAIPQARAFEHIAGYACFNDGTARDWQRHTHQWTPGKNFPATGPFGPYMATPREIPDVNRLTIASRLNGQVMQQASLADLIYTLPVIIEYLSGFTPLSAGDVIATGTPGGVGDRRDPPVYMVAGDVIEIEITGLGVLRNVVTDEV; from the coding sequence ATGAGTTTCGTGAGTTTTGAGATCGAGGGCCGTGCGAGCTACGGTGTTTGGAAGGATGAGCAGAGCTGGATCCAGGCGCCAGCGGACTTTGAAGCCCGGTACCCCGACCTCAAGTCCGTGATTGCCGCCGATCGGCTGGACGAACTGGACCGCGTGGCGCGCGCTTCGGGACGCACCGTGTCCGCGGGTCGGGCCCGCCTGCTGCCGGTCATCCCCAATCCCGGCAAGATTCTGTGCGTCGGCTTGAACTACAAGTCGCACGTCGCCGAGACCAAGCGCCCCGACAGTGAATACCCGGCGATCTTCACGCGCTACGCCGACAGCCTGCTGGCGCATGGCGCCCCCATGCCCAAGCCCAAGGCGACCCAGCGCTTTGACTTCGAGGCGGAACTGGCCGTCATCATCGGCAAGGGCGGGCGCGCCATCCCCCAGGCCCGGGCGTTTGAACACATCGCCGGCTACGCCTGCTTCAACGACGGCACCGCGCGCGACTGGCAGCGCCACACCCATCAATGGACACCGGGCAAGAACTTCCCGGCCACCGGGCCTTTCGGGCCCTACATGGCCACCCCGCGCGAAATCCCCGATGTCAACCGGCTGACGATCGCCTCGCGCCTGAATGGACAGGTGATGCAGCAAGCCTCCCTGGCTGACCTGATCTACACCCTGCCCGTCATCATCGAATACCTGTCGGGCTTCACGCCACTGTCGGCCGGTGACGTGATCGCCACCGGCACGCCCGGCGGCGTTGGGGATCGCCGCGACCCACCGGTCTACATGGTGGCCGGTGACGTGATCGAAATCGAGATCACCGGCTTGGGCGTTCTGCGCAACGTCGTCACCGACGAGGTCTGA